One part of the Mariniblastus fucicola genome encodes these proteins:
- a CDS encoding ISL3 family transposase — translation MQDTELYQQILGIETPWEVSNVDLNMELGEIVVSVRHAQGTKFCCPQCDRKLSCYDHSPSRRWRHLDSCQFKTMLEASIPRVDCPEHGVKQVQVPWSSPNSRFTLMFEAFAIRLLKATQTIEGARTILRTGWEATWTILERAVERGQARKQSSPLPHIGIDEKSFKKGQNYITLIYDLDNSTVEAISEGHNEEAANECFSQLLPGQIETVEAIAMDMSSAFVNAAKSNIPLAETKIVHDRFHVMKLVNEAVDKVRKQENKRLRSEGDDTLTGTRYLFLKNYDNLKESSQQRLDALFSFKLETGKAWTYKEMLRDLWHHDTAKEAKEFFRWWYRKVIHSRLEPMKKIARTIKTRIDNIVSYCTFSGISNGVAEGINSKIQSIKRRVGGYRNRQNYKTAIFFYCGGLDLDP, via the coding sequence ATGCAAGACACGGAACTTTATCAACAGATCCTTGGCATTGAGACGCCTTGGGAAGTATCGAACGTTGATCTGAACATGGAACTTGGTGAGATCGTCGTTAGTGTGCGTCACGCACAAGGCACGAAGTTCTGCTGCCCTCAGTGCGATCGGAAATTGAGCTGCTATGACCATTCTCCATCGCGTCGCTGGCGTCACCTGGACAGCTGCCAATTCAAGACGATGCTGGAAGCTTCGATCCCCCGAGTGGATTGTCCCGAACACGGCGTGAAACAGGTTCAAGTTCCCTGGTCCAGTCCCAACAGTCGCTTCACGTTGATGTTCGAAGCTTTTGCGATCCGCTTGCTCAAGGCAACACAAACGATCGAAGGCGCTCGCACGATTCTGCGAACTGGCTGGGAAGCGACCTGGACGATTCTTGAGCGAGCCGTCGAGCGTGGGCAAGCTCGAAAGCAATCCAGTCCACTGCCTCACATTGGCATCGACGAGAAGTCTTTCAAGAAAGGGCAGAACTACATTACTCTGATTTACGACCTCGACAACAGTACGGTTGAAGCGATCTCCGAAGGCCACAACGAAGAGGCCGCCAACGAATGCTTTTCTCAACTTTTGCCGGGTCAAATCGAAACTGTCGAAGCCATCGCGATGGACATGAGCTCTGCTTTTGTGAACGCTGCAAAGTCCAACATTCCCCTGGCAGAAACAAAGATTGTGCACGACCGTTTTCATGTGATGAAGCTGGTCAACGAAGCGGTAGACAAGGTTCGCAAGCAGGAGAACAAGCGTCTCCGCAGCGAAGGTGACGACACGCTAACAGGGACTCGTTACCTGTTTCTGAAGAACTATGACAACCTCAAGGAATCAAGCCAGCAGCGTCTTGATGCGTTGTTTTCTTTCAAACTCGAAACCGGCAAGGCATGGACTTACAAAGAGATGCTTCGCGATCTTTGGCATCACGACACCGCCAAGGAGGCGAAAGAGTTCTTCAGGTGGTGGTACCGCAAGGTGATTCACTCTCGGCTGGAGCCAATGAAGAAAATCGCACGCACGATCAAAACTCGCATCGACAACATCGTCAGCTACTGCACCTTCAGTGGAATATCAAACGGAGTTGCCGAAGGAATCAACAGCAAGATTCAATCGATCAAGCGACGAGTTGGCGGCTACAGAAACAGGCAAAACTACAAAACAGCGATCTTCTTTTACTGCGGTGGACTCGACCTCGACCCATAG
- a CDS encoding transposase: MSSNGKRTRRTFSEEFKRDAVNLIVSEGYSFRAAAEAVNVNENSLRNWHRKYAPEPEPCGPEASLQQVLEENKRLRKQLKRAELEREILKKATAYFAKESQ, from the coding sequence ATGTCAAGCAATGGAAAACGCACACGCCGGACTTTTTCAGAAGAGTTCAAGCGTGATGCGGTCAATCTGATCGTCAGTGAGGGCTACTCGTTTCGAGCCGCCGCTGAAGCCGTCAATGTCAACGAGAACAGCCTTCGCAACTGGCATAGAAAGTATGCTCCGGAGCCTGAACCTTGCGGTCCCGAGGCATCGCTGCAACAGGTTCTTGAAGAGAACAAACGCCTTCGCAAGCAGCTGAAGCGTGCGGAACTGGAACGTGAAATCCTAAAAAAGGCGACGGCGTACTTCGCGAAGGAGTCGCAGTGA
- a CDS encoding IS3 family transposase has product MKYAWIKQHRDQYSITLMCEIFGVSKSGYYDSIDRPESKRAVRSRAIRESVKQVYEESGQIYGSYKIAEELANDAQLETACRNTVATAMREMGLKSCVSRQFKPTTTKSDPDKKPAENLLSQEFDAEAPNRKWVADITYLPTAGGWVYLAVVLDLFSRKVVGWQMSDRLTTPIVTEALRKAIESRRPESGTLLHHSDRGCQYTSDAFQGILRTLNIQCSMSRTGCCYDNAVMERFFWSLKHEWTKHRRYGNLEEARMSVFKYIEAFYNSKRIHQTLGYQTPEEFERNYRAALAA; this is encoded by the coding sequence GTGAAGTACGCGTGGATCAAACAACATCGCGACCAGTATTCCATCACGCTGATGTGTGAAATCTTCGGTGTCAGCAAGAGCGGCTACTACGATTCGATTGATCGGCCCGAGAGTAAACGTGCGGTTCGTTCTCGCGCGATTCGCGAATCTGTGAAACAGGTCTACGAAGAATCAGGGCAGATCTACGGCAGCTACAAGATCGCTGAGGAACTTGCTAACGACGCTCAACTGGAAACGGCTTGTCGCAACACGGTAGCGACAGCCATGCGAGAAATGGGGCTTAAAAGCTGTGTTTCGCGACAGTTCAAACCAACGACGACCAAGTCAGACCCTGACAAAAAGCCTGCTGAGAATCTTCTCTCCCAGGAGTTTGATGCCGAGGCTCCGAATCGCAAGTGGGTGGCAGACATCACTTACTTGCCGACGGCCGGTGGTTGGGTTTACCTCGCTGTAGTGCTGGACCTGTTCAGCCGCAAAGTTGTCGGTTGGCAGATGAGCGATCGATTGACGACACCGATCGTTACCGAAGCCTTGAGGAAAGCGATTGAATCCAGACGGCCAGAGTCCGGAACGCTGCTTCATCACAGCGACCGAGGCTGTCAGTACACCAGCGACGCGTTTCAGGGAATTCTTCGCACGCTGAACATTCAGTGCTCGATGAGCCGAACAGGATGCTGTTACGACAATGCCGTCATGGAGCGCTTCTTCTGGTCGCTGAAGCACGAATGGACGAAGCATCGTCGCTACGGAAACCTTGAAGAGGCTCGCATGAGCGTCTTCAAATACATCGAGGCGTTTTACAACTCGAAGAGAATTCATCAAACTCTGGGATACCAGACGCCCGAAGAATTCGAAAGAAACTATCGTGCAGCTTTAGCTGCTTAA
- a CDS encoding PEP-CTERM sorting domain-containing protein gives MSRQFLFLIAALLSFGSMSASADTIIYQEDFEGGTVAGWTDGAYSDGGANADTPTRTTSIAGGLNGSANGLLLETGMFDKDSNPSWAGTQVSGPFISGAAFDGLALSDITMAFDFAVDSVAGPGQVWFELREVSGITTHSIAINPVDLAGGLNEFSLTLDNNQTGDFVTQGGFDASKDKQLYVQIREDWALNGSTRDIDLTMDNFSIVAAAVPEPSSLVILGTIGLLGLVRRRR, from the coding sequence ATGTCGAGACAATTCTTATTTTTAATCGCGGCTCTGTTGTCGTTTGGGTCCATGTCTGCTTCGGCGGACACAATAATTTACCAGGAAGACTTCGAAGGTGGCACGGTCGCCGGATGGACAGACGGCGCCTACTCCGACGGCGGAGCCAATGCGGACACGCCTACGCGTACAACGAGTATTGCTGGCGGCCTCAATGGCTCTGCAAACGGACTGTTGCTCGAGACTGGGATGTTCGACAAAGATTCGAATCCGAGCTGGGCGGGCACTCAGGTCTCGGGACCATTCATTTCCGGCGCCGCGTTCGACGGACTAGCGCTCAGCGACATCACTATGGCATTCGATTTCGCGGTTGACTCAGTCGCTGGACCGGGCCAAGTCTGGTTTGAATTGCGCGAAGTTAGCGGAATCACGACTCACTCAATAGCTATCAATCCCGTTGATCTTGCCGGCGGCCTGAATGAATTCTCGTTGACCTTGGACAACAATCAAACCGGTGACTTCGTCACACAGGGTGGTTTCGACGCTTCGAAAGACAAGCAACTCTATGTTCAGATCCGAGAAGACTGGGCGCTGAATGGTTCCACGCGAGACATTGATCTCACGATGGACAATTTCAGCATTGTTGCTGCCGCTGTTCCAGAGCCATCATCACTTGTGATCCTTGGGACGATTGGATTGCTTGGCTTGGTGCGACGACGTCGCTAA
- a CDS encoding FG-GAP-like repeat-containing protein, translating into MRSYSVYSTFNLILLCVFVGCTANESDNSTGTKQVTSPPQLIPGDYEQISVSLYAIPHGKPALEDGGSKHRFEMVKNTGIDFANDFDRAQLLRYIETGSGVALGDYDNDGLTDVYLVATDGPNKLYRCVGDFKFEDVTQEAGVNGSVNGRDVWGSGASFADIENDGDLDLLVCNMKAPNILYVNQGDGTFINGTDSAGIAYTGGSKVGSFCDYDRDGDLDLYLLTYQDIVPETSHSYLKDKDGRVVWVDPKDRDDVGIVDGRLLEAGERDFLFENNGDGKFKDVTKQSGTWAHEPGLSVMWFDHNKDNWPDIYIGSDFWQPDHLFQNNRDGTFTDVLPAAARHSPWFSMGSDAGDLNNDGWSELMIADMSSQTHFNQKLNMGGMSDSSWFLQYGAPRQYMRNALYINTGTGRFMESAFMSGLESTDWTWAIRFADLDNDGLQDIYVTNGHARDMMNADINNEVRRLNEAGEKEKVRDVNAGIPPRRETNVAFKNEGDFAFRQIAQEWGLDHLGVSHGVAFADFDADGDLDLIVNNLYEQATVYRNRTAELNESNAITVDFRSQKNNLLGYGTKVEIWHGDVHQTKTLTPVRGYLSSDQPLIHFGIGTASSIDRMLVTWPDGKRQEYKQLDSGQHYRVIETPEDCLPEVDVDQKTSIARSSTRFTDVAAEVGLDFTHKEEEFDDYAREPLLPYKLSQLGAGVAWGDINEDGYPDVYVGGSNLQVGQLFVNRGGLRFEKLFGPWVGAYQYEDMAPLFFDADGDGDLDLYVVSGSNEVAEGTSALQDRLYINQGDERFENAAEGALPKNRDSGSCVAAADFDRDGDLDLFVGSRSVSGKYPLAPTSRLLLNDEGKFSDVTDSIADGLSNVGMVNSALWSDFNGDGWIDLIVASDWGPVSFFKNENGKLSDVTETIGMGPYRGWWHGLAAGDFDGDGDLDYAATNQGLNTKYHADLDHPHRIYYDDFDGDGTLDLVEAEYEGDTEYPVRGLSCSSQSMPFIADKFGTYKEFAAASLSDIYEPSIESRPYLEVTWLSSSVIWNEGVSGMRVEALPRLAQISPGFGIEAGDFNADGKLDILLVNNFFGSQPETGFMDGGLGLLLTGDGKGTFKSVWPRESGVVLENDSMGLATADFDLDGDLDAIANINMGKTVLLRNNSPAGPSLTVKLKGATGNNMAVGAQARVRIKDVGERLFEVRSGGSYISQSHSRIALPGVFAQDIESVKVCWPDGSETQWESEKPLVANNTEIVVEQIQ; encoded by the coding sequence GTGCGTAGCTACTCAGTTTATTCAACTTTCAACCTAATTTTGCTTTGCGTCTTTGTTGGTTGCACGGCCAATGAGTCGGATAATTCCACCGGCACCAAACAAGTCACCTCGCCGCCTCAATTGATTCCTGGCGACTACGAACAGATATCGGTTTCGCTCTACGCAATACCGCACGGAAAGCCCGCTCTGGAAGATGGTGGCAGCAAGCACCGTTTTGAGATGGTCAAGAACACGGGGATAGATTTTGCGAACGATTTTGATCGTGCCCAGTTGCTTCGCTATATCGAGACAGGATCCGGCGTCGCGCTTGGCGACTACGACAACGATGGCTTAACCGATGTCTATCTCGTTGCGACTGACGGTCCGAACAAACTGTATCGCTGTGTTGGCGATTTCAAATTTGAAGACGTAACCCAGGAAGCCGGAGTCAATGGTTCGGTCAACGGGCGAGATGTATGGGGATCGGGTGCTTCGTTCGCGGACATTGAAAACGATGGTGACTTGGATTTGCTCGTTTGCAACATGAAAGCGCCAAACATTCTCTACGTCAACCAGGGTGACGGCACGTTTATCAACGGGACAGATTCAGCTGGAATTGCCTATACCGGCGGCAGCAAAGTCGGCAGCTTTTGCGATTACGATCGCGATGGCGATCTGGATCTTTACCTTTTGACATATCAGGACATCGTTCCCGAAACCAGTCACAGCTACTTGAAAGATAAAGATGGAAGAGTGGTCTGGGTGGATCCTAAAGACCGCGATGATGTTGGCATCGTTGACGGACGACTGCTCGAAGCCGGCGAGCGCGACTTTCTGTTTGAGAACAATGGCGACGGCAAGTTCAAGGACGTAACCAAACAGTCCGGGACCTGGGCTCACGAACCCGGTCTTTCGGTTATGTGGTTCGACCACAACAAGGACAATTGGCCAGACATCTATATCGGGAGTGACTTCTGGCAGCCCGATCACTTGTTCCAAAACAATCGCGACGGCACATTTACTGATGTCCTTCCGGCGGCCGCGAGGCACAGTCCCTGGTTTTCGATGGGCAGCGACGCTGGCGACTTGAACAACGATGGTTGGTCCGAACTGATGATTGCCGATATGTCATCGCAAACTCACTTCAATCAAAAATTGAACATGGGCGGGATGTCTGACTCTTCATGGTTCCTGCAGTACGGTGCCCCGCGGCAGTACATGCGAAATGCTCTTTATATCAACACCGGAACCGGTCGGTTCATGGAATCGGCGTTCATGAGCGGCCTGGAAAGCACCGACTGGACCTGGGCGATTCGCTTTGCCGACCTCGACAATGACGGACTCCAGGACATTTACGTTACCAACGGTCACGCGCGGGATATGATGAACGCCGACATAAACAATGAAGTTAGACGTCTCAATGAGGCTGGAGAAAAAGAAAAAGTACGTGACGTTAACGCGGGAATTCCTCCACGCAGGGAAACGAACGTGGCGTTCAAGAACGAAGGCGATTTTGCATTTCGACAGATCGCACAGGAGTGGGGTTTGGACCATTTAGGCGTCAGCCATGGCGTTGCTTTTGCTGACTTTGATGCCGATGGCGATCTGGATTTGATTGTCAACAATCTTTACGAACAAGCGACGGTCTATCGGAACCGGACGGCTGAATTGAACGAATCCAATGCGATCACGGTTGATTTTCGCAGTCAGAAAAACAATCTGCTCGGCTACGGGACGAAAGTTGAAATCTGGCACGGCGATGTGCACCAAACGAAGACGCTAACTCCAGTCCGCGGCTACCTTTCGTCGGACCAGCCGCTCATCCACTTTGGAATCGGAACCGCATCGTCGATTGATCGAATGCTGGTGACATGGCCAGATGGAAAGCGGCAGGAGTACAAACAGCTTGACAGTGGTCAACACTATCGCGTGATCGAGACGCCAGAAGACTGTCTTCCGGAAGTCGACGTCGACCAGAAGACATCGATCGCCAGGAGTTCTACAAGATTCACAGATGTGGCCGCCGAGGTTGGATTGGACTTCACCCATAAGGAAGAAGAATTCGACGACTATGCGAGAGAACCGTTGCTGCCGTATAAATTGTCGCAACTCGGAGCAGGTGTGGCGTGGGGCGATATCAACGAAGACGGCTATCCCGACGTCTATGTTGGAGGGTCAAATCTGCAAGTCGGTCAGTTGTTCGTCAATCGAGGTGGACTGAGATTTGAGAAATTGTTTGGTCCGTGGGTTGGTGCTTATCAATACGAGGACATGGCGCCGCTGTTTTTTGATGCTGACGGAGATGGCGATCTGGACCTGTACGTCGTTAGTGGGAGCAACGAAGTCGCGGAAGGAACGTCCGCGCTTCAGGATCGCCTGTACATTAATCAAGGCGATGAGAGATTTGAAAACGCGGCTGAGGGCGCACTGCCAAAAAACAGAGACAGCGGAAGCTGTGTTGCCGCAGCGGATTTTGATCGCGACGGTGATCTCGATTTATTCGTCGGCTCCCGTTCGGTATCTGGGAAATACCCGTTGGCCCCAACCAGCCGTCTGTTGCTCAACGATGAGGGCAAATTTTCGGATGTGACGGACTCCATTGCAGACGGGCTGTCGAACGTCGGAATGGTCAACTCGGCACTATGGTCGGATTTCAATGGTGATGGTTGGATTGATTTGATCGTGGCGAGTGATTGGGGGCCTGTATCATTTTTCAAAAATGAAAATGGCAAGCTTTCCGATGTGACCGAGACGATTGGAATGGGACCCTACAGGGGATGGTGGCATGGGTTGGCTGCGGGCGATTTTGATGGCGATGGTGATCTCGATTATGCGGCGACCAACCAGGGGCTTAACACAAAATACCACGCCGACTTGGACCATCCGCATCGAATTTACTACGACGATTTCGATGGAGACGGAACGCTTGATCTGGTTGAAGCCGAATACGAAGGCGACACTGAATACCCGGTTCGTGGTCTTAGCTGTAGTTCCCAAAGCATGCCATTTATCGCAGACAAGTTTGGAACGTATAAAGAATTTGCGGCAGCCTCTTTGTCAGATATCTATGAGCCATCGATCGAGTCCAGGCCCTATCTCGAGGTCACATGGCTGTCGTCTTCGGTGATTTGGAACGAGGGAGTCAGCGGAATGCGAGTCGAAGCCTTGCCAAGGCTGGCACAAATCAGTCCCGGGTTCGGCATTGAAGCGGGTGACTTCAATGCAGACGGAAAACTTGACATCTTGCTGGTTAACAATTTTTTTGGCTCACAGCCGGAGACCGGTTTTATGGATGGTGGCCTGGGGTTGTTGCTGACTGGTGACGGCAAGGGAACTTTTAAATCGGTTTGGCCAAGGGAAAGTGGCGTCGTGTTGGAAAACGATTCGATGGGTTTGGCGACGGCTGATTTTGATCTTGATGGCGATTTGGACGCGATTGCGAACATTAACATGGGCAAGACAGTGTTGTTGCGAAACAATTCGCCAGCAGGTCCGTCGCTGACAGTGAAGCTTAAGGGGGCGACTGGAAATAACATGGCCGTTGGAGCTCAGGCTCGAGTCAGAATAAAAGACGTTGGGGAGCGATTGTTTGAAGTCAGATCTGGCGGAAGCTATATCTCTCAGTCGCATTCTCGTATCGCATTGCCAGGCGTTTTTGCTCAAGATATCGAATCAGTAAAAGTTTGCTGGCCAGATGGGTCCGAGACTCAGTGGGAATCAGAAAAACCGCTTGTCGCAAATAATACTGAAATCGTTGTTGAGCAAATCCAATGA
- a CDS encoding IS4 family transposase: MIVRFGTLRQRVSEARKFDGLFFASLISQETIENTFGDAKATLDSAQIYTTAVTVWVFLSQVMSIHHGCVSAVAKLIAWRVSRGQSSCSAATGAYCIARDKLDEPSMQRLVTESGKAIDSQAPDQWRWKGLRVVVADGATVTMADTAENQKEYPQVGAQKPGCGFPIIRVLVLFALSTGVVLETALGKYQGKLTHEVSLLRTIDAIIGSGDVLLADRAFAGWFEMARMEQQGAHFVLRMHQMRKADFRTGIRYGKDDHAIRIDKPVRPKWMSEQEYESYPEFIVVREIKIRVTQKGFRTREIIVHTSFDDDIEYSKDEIGLLFRRRWQAELNLRSLKTVMQMEHLRCKKPHRVRNELRAHLLAYNLVRQTMAEAAIGADVQPCQISFKSTLNALSETLPILVALADIDQLCDTLLECCRQHQVGNRPDRYEPRVKKRRAKSYPWMTKPRKQYRLGEHKGK, translated from the coding sequence ATGATCGTCCGGTTCGGCACGCTACGCCAACGCGTCAGCGAAGCACGTAAATTTGATGGCCTGTTCTTCGCATCTTTGATCTCTCAAGAAACTATAGAGAACACATTCGGAGATGCAAAGGCGACACTCGACTCGGCGCAGATTTACACGACTGCTGTCACGGTTTGGGTGTTTCTTTCTCAGGTCATGAGCATCCACCATGGCTGTGTTTCAGCTGTCGCCAAACTGATTGCATGGCGAGTCAGTAGAGGTCAGAGTTCCTGCTCAGCAGCAACGGGAGCGTACTGTATCGCTCGTGACAAACTCGACGAGCCTTCCATGCAGCGACTCGTCACCGAAAGCGGCAAGGCGATCGACTCTCAAGCTCCAGACCAATGGCGATGGAAAGGACTCCGAGTCGTCGTCGCCGACGGAGCCACGGTCACCATGGCCGACACCGCCGAGAACCAGAAAGAGTATCCTCAAGTAGGTGCTCAAAAACCCGGCTGCGGCTTCCCGATCATCCGCGTCCTGGTGCTGTTCGCGCTTTCAACGGGCGTTGTTCTGGAGACGGCTTTGGGAAAGTATCAGGGGAAGCTGACACACGAGGTAAGCCTGCTTCGAACCATCGACGCAATCATCGGTTCAGGCGATGTTTTACTGGCCGATCGTGCGTTTGCGGGCTGGTTTGAGATGGCCCGCATGGAGCAGCAGGGAGCCCATTTTGTATTACGAATGCACCAGATGCGGAAAGCAGATTTCCGTACGGGCATTCGATATGGCAAAGACGATCATGCGATTCGAATCGACAAACCAGTCCGTCCCAAATGGATGAGCGAGCAGGAGTACGAATCGTACCCGGAGTTCATTGTCGTGCGGGAGATCAAAATACGTGTGACTCAAAAAGGATTCCGCACCAGAGAGATCATTGTTCACACATCGTTTGACGACGATATCGAGTACAGCAAAGACGAAATTGGTTTGCTGTTTCGTCGCCGCTGGCAAGCGGAGCTAAATCTACGATCACTCAAAACAGTGATGCAGATGGAGCACCTGCGTTGCAAGAAGCCTCATCGAGTTCGAAATGAGTTGCGGGCTCACTTGCTGGCTTACAATCTGGTCCGGCAAACGATGGCGGAGGCAGCGATTGGAGCGGACGTACAGCCTTGCCAAATCAGTTTCAAATCAACACTCAACGCCTTGTCAGAAACGCTTCCAATCCTGGTTGCTTTAGCTGACATTGACCAACTCTGCGATACGCTACTCGAGTGTTGTCGACAGCATCAAGTTGGCAATCGGCCAGATCGATACGAGCCCAGAGTTAAGAAGCGAAGGGCAAAGAGCTATCCATGGATGACCAAACCAAGAAAGCAATATCGACTCGGTGAACACAAAGGCAAGTGA
- a CDS encoding J domain-containing protein — protein sequence MVDQPEPKWELLPADPWGFFGVKRDAETRELKRSYNRLIRRFKPERHPQEFQRIRAAYEHIHNLIRYRDSNDGPGIQFDWSSALAGLSKQLDSKLQTEPETLSEPGVVERLESESIATLLAELSAKSAKSPRDYFQLAILDGVDPHSDENLEDWLLEGIRNYPREPGLSALFREYLEHHVKTDRLPEAIFKSLKALPGNRFFQLTEPAWDRLIRECNFDDFREVLDRCEQKLTTTSGRSIVIFYLHILKPAIWKADDEWFARLIAEIEDQYFNLPVWAQQELEMLSEIAEYRRSEHVQNESGLLQKMNEAMRQWCLDLEGKSDRLIVDCQHHLAANGTQLLNEFPADKPMGELLKAWNHVIEDVASRQGSVNFEREKVANHAFNFMARTTRRTSRGLEHAIGNWLALVGVGVALFALIVAIMFLVRMALRFMNGLWLSAILDILWSVLTIIGGIIAAYIVIRISRPARRLPYAEIRGELLKLIRVIPMMPHELSSVLSALENKKFGDGDDLMDADEITAHLQADPAMHIYSAAQRILQCEADPMRLVEKVSG from the coding sequence ATGGTCGACCAGCCCGAACCCAAATGGGAGCTACTTCCCGCCGATCCCTGGGGATTTTTTGGTGTCAAACGCGATGCAGAAACAAGGGAACTCAAACGTAGTTACAACCGACTCATTCGGCGTTTCAAACCAGAAAGGCATCCTCAAGAGTTTCAGCGAATTCGGGCTGCCTACGAGCATATCCACAATCTGATTCGGTACCGCGACAGCAACGATGGACCAGGAATTCAATTTGACTGGTCTTCTGCACTCGCTGGCTTATCGAAGCAGTTAGATTCCAAATTACAGACTGAGCCGGAGACTTTGAGTGAGCCTGGTGTTGTTGAGCGACTGGAAAGCGAATCTATCGCAACGCTACTGGCTGAATTGTCCGCGAAATCCGCGAAGTCGCCTCGTGACTATTTCCAACTGGCAATCCTCGATGGAGTCGATCCTCACTCTGATGAAAATCTTGAAGATTGGCTGCTGGAGGGCATCCGCAACTATCCTCGCGAACCTGGACTCAGTGCGTTGTTCCGCGAATATTTGGAACACCACGTTAAAACGGATCGATTGCCTGAAGCAATTTTCAAATCACTTAAAGCCTTGCCTGGAAATCGCTTTTTTCAACTTACGGAACCGGCTTGGGATCGCCTCATCCGGGAGTGCAATTTTGACGATTTTCGTGAAGTGCTGGACCGTTGCGAGCAAAAGCTAACGACAACTTCTGGTCGCTCGATCGTGATTTTCTATCTTCACATTCTCAAACCCGCGATCTGGAAAGCGGATGACGAGTGGTTCGCACGACTGATCGCAGAAATCGAGGATCAGTACTTCAACCTGCCAGTCTGGGCTCAGCAAGAGTTAGAGATGCTTAGTGAAATCGCCGAATATCGGCGCAGCGAGCATGTGCAGAATGAAAGTGGGCTGCTTCAGAAAATGAACGAAGCGATGCGGCAGTGGTGCCTTGATTTGGAAGGCAAGTCGGATCGATTAATTGTGGATTGCCAGCATCATCTCGCCGCCAACGGGACACAACTACTGAATGAATTCCCGGCGGACAAGCCAATGGGCGAACTCCTGAAAGCCTGGAATCACGTGATCGAAGATGTTGCCAGCCGGCAGGGAAGTGTTAATTTCGAGAGAGAGAAAGTCGCCAATCACGCTTTCAATTTCATGGCTCGTACGACGAGGCGAACTTCTCGAGGTCTTGAGCATGCCATTGGAAACTGGCTCGCTCTAGTCGGCGTGGGCGTGGCACTGTTCGCGCTGATCGTTGCGATCATGTTTCTGGTTCGAATGGCCCTGCGATTCATGAACGGGCTTTGGCTGTCGGCAATCCTCGACATACTCTGGTCGGTTCTCACAATCATTGGCGGCATCATCGCCGCATATATTGTCATTAGGATTTCGCGGCCGGCGAGAAGACTACCGTATGCTGAAATTCGAGGTGAGCTACTCAAGCTAATTCGCGTGATTCCCATGATGCCTCATGAACTATCGTCCGTTCTGTCGGCTTTGGAAAACAAGAAGTTCGGAGACGGAGACGATTTGATGGACGCTGACGAAATCACGGCTCATCTACAAGCAGACCCAGCGATGCACATCTATTCGGCCGCCCAACGAATCTTGCAATGTGAAGCCGACCCAATGCGGCTGGTTGAAAAGGTGTCAGGCTGA
- a CDS encoding transposase yields MPRSPRADEAGEIYHALNRGNARNPIFFKDEDYEAFERLIAQGLEKFEVDLIAYQWMNNHWHMVLSPRVDGGMSAFIGWITLTHTQRYHARHKTTGYGHVYQGRYKSFPVEDDDHFHVVCRYVERNALRANLVKRAEQYRWGSLWNWLGGESPIELSPWPVRRLPNWIGRVNQALGDGEHKALARSIQRGVPFGSEKWVEKTVKRCRLESTVRPRGRPKKLA; encoded by the coding sequence ATGCCCCGTTCTCCACGCGCCGATGAAGCTGGCGAGATCTATCACGCGCTTAATCGTGGCAACGCCCGCAATCCAATCTTCTTCAAGGATGAAGACTACGAAGCATTTGAGCGTCTGATCGCTCAAGGCTTGGAGAAATTTGAAGTTGATTTGATTGCCTATCAATGGATGAACAATCATTGGCATATGGTTCTTTCGCCTCGCGTTGACGGGGGCATGTCTGCCTTCATTGGCTGGATTACGCTCACGCACACCCAGCGATACCACGCCCGCCACAAAACGACTGGTTACGGCCATGTCTATCAGGGACGATACAAGAGCTTTCCAGTTGAAGACGATGATCACTTTCACGTTGTCTGTCGCTACGTGGAACGCAATGCACTTCGCGCCAATCTTGTTAAACGAGCCGAGCAATATCGCTGGGGCAGTCTGTGGAACTGGCTAGGTGGCGAATCTCCGATCGAACTGTCTCCTTGGCCGGTGCGGCGATTGCCGAACTGGATTGGCCGTGTGAATCAGGCGTTGGGTGATGGGGAGCACAAAGCGCTTGCTCGAAGTATTCAGCGTGGTGTACCATTTGGATCGGAGAAATGGGTGGAAAAGACTGTGAAGCGCTGCCGACTTGAATCAACGGTGCGTCCCCGTGGACGACCGAAAAAGCTCGCCTGA